The Agaribacterium sp. ZY112 genome includes the window TTATTTTCAGAGCAATTACTTGCCTGAGGCATAGAGCGGGTCTTTGACCTCTTCTCCACTCACCGAGAGCTCGGTGTCCGACTCCTTACCAGCTCGCCTTCCTTTATTTTTATGCTGCTAGCTGGCTAATGCGGTACATGCAAAGCATGGTGTATTACCGCGTGAACATTTCTAATCCCACCGAAGCAACACCGCACCTCAACGATAAAAGAAATTTGATCAGGCCTTATACTAGACCTCTTAACAATGGCGTCGAGTATGAGTTTTTATTTAGGTATAAGACACTCGCCCATAAATGTAATCGTTTACACAAAAAGCCCCAACTAAAGCGCCAATTTTTAGAACCCAGTTCTCAATTCCATAAGCCTTATTATTTAAAATTCACAAATGTAGTTATAAATAGAGTGCATATATCATTTTGGAATAAGCAAAAAAGGCATAGCATGCCATGTGACCAATTAAGACTAAAGGCAAGTAAAAACCATACTAAAGAATTACAAATAATTGACGTAAATACGCAATTAGCGTCGTCTTTTGCAAAATGCGAACTGTGAAGACTTGCTTAAAAAAAACAAGAAAAACGCATAGAAGGGAGTAAATATAAAGTGCACAAACAGAGAGGACGAATGATGATTCCCCCCTCTCTGGCTCAATATTGAGCAAACTATAAAATATGTAATTCAAATAAAGCAGCCGGAACCGTCGCAGAGGGGTGTTCCAGTTCGATCGCTAGATAGTCTGTATTAATAGGCTTATCAAATAGCTGAGTGTTAATAGATTGATAGTTGCTCCGCTTTTCACAAACGACACTGCCATCGGCCAATAGCACTCGATAGTTCTGCACGCAATATGGGATTTGTGTTTCAGGATGCTGCATTAATACGGTTTCAAGTGCATGATCACTGTCTGTATCAAAAAACAGTTTCAAGCCTTTAAGCTCAACAGGCTGCGGCCAACGCAACTCTAATTTAGGCTGTTTATCGCTAAAATCGGCAACCCATGCATTACTTTTTAGCCAAGGTCGTAAGTGGCCGTTTTTAAGAGAATCAAGCTCAAAGGCATTGAGCGCGGGTGTAAATTGCAGCGCTAAGTTCTGGCCCTTAGGGCGGCGCTCGGGCGTCCAGAATTCAAACTCTTCAAGACCAGAGTTTTCTGGTACACGCTGTTTACCATCATTACTAACCGCTTTATGAACCTTATTAAGTACACTCATCGTGCCTGTAATTAACTGCTCCGAAGTGGCTAACTGAACCTTGTCATTGGCCATAAAACAAATAAAAGCGTAAGCATCTTGCGCTAACTCTACGCCGCTAAAATCAGCATGTAAGTTTTGCTCACCGGCCTCAAGTTCTAGCTCAATCACCGCAAGTGTGACATCTGGTGTATAGTTTTCGGCTTTGGAGCTGATGCGTAATTCACAGCGCACGCTGGTGCCCTCATCAGCTCGGGCACTTAAAGACAGCGAAGGGGCCTGACCTTCACTCAGCGGTACAAGTTGAGCAATACTCTGCTCAAGCGATAAAAATTCTGAAGATGCAGTATAGCCGGCCAAGGCTAAGGTGCTGCTAGCGCTTAAGCTTGCTTGCGCAACCAAGTTGTTACTAGTATCCAGTGCAACACCCGCCAAACCTTGGCCATTTATCATTAAACGCTGCTGTAATTCAGCCATATTATCTGTGGCTAATAAATCCACAGGTTTAAGCTCTTTTTCAACGCACAGCGCTGCAGCTTCACCCACGGCTTGACCACCGTGAGCACAAGTAATCATCACTCGAGTTGAACCAAAAGCCATATGGCTTGCACTGATAATGCGGCCAGCTAAATACAAATTCTCGATATCACGGCTTACAAAACAACGATAAGGTATTTGATACACACCTTTAGAATGGAATTGTGAACAAGCAGGTTTGTCGCTGTAAATACCTTCGGAAGGATGGATATCGATAGCCCAACCGCCATAGCTCACAGCATCATCAAACTGCGTTTGCTCAACAATATCTTGCTGCTTGAGCATGTACTGGCCCTCAAAGCGACGACTCTCTCGCTTACCAGGAACGGTGCCCACCCACTCTAGAGTTAGGTTTTCTACATCTTCAAATTTACCGCTGTTTTTAATGTAATCCCAAATACCGTAAACGATTTTCCACAGCTCAAATTTAATATCTTCACTTTGGTGAATGGTATCGAGTATGCCTCCGTATTCTAGCCACCAGAATTTACAACCGCTGTCATCACCGTGAATATTTTTACAGCGGGGAATTGCCGCTATGTCTTCGTGTTTATATGCAAATTCCGGCGCGGTATAGCTCACAGGCTTATCCATACGCTTGCTGTAGAAAAACAAGGAGTGACCGAGTAAATCTTGACTCGGTTCTTCGTTAGCCAGTAATTCACCAAACTCTTCGCGGGCTTCTGCACCAATGCGAAAGGCCGCACCAGCACCAAAGGCCATGACACCATCACCACTGGCATCACAAAATATAGGGGCAGACAATTTATAGTGTATGGAGTTCTGGCTACAGAAGGCTTCAACACTACTTATGTTGTTTTCATCTTTTTTATTAACCTGATAAACGCTGGTGTTTAACAACAGGGTAATGTTCTCTTCCGCATAAATTTTATCTAACAAGACGGTATCGAAAATAAGAGCATTACCATCTTTGTTACGTTTAAGATTTTCTAACATGATCTCATCAATCACACCGCCCTCGCGTGACCAACGATTGTTATTACCCATATGAGAAGTGGCGCCTAGCGCCCACAATCTAACCTCACTTGATGCATTACCACCAAGTACAGGTCGATCCTGAACCAATACAACCTTAGAGCCTGCTCGCGCTGCACTAATGGCTGCACATACACCGGCAAGACCACCACCAACAACGACAAAATCACAATTTAATTCTTGCTCTTTGTTTGAGCGGGCAAGACCGCTAAATTTTTCAATAATCATTTAATTAAATTCCACGTTTCTTACGCTGCTCGGCAGTTAAAGCTTGAGCAAAATAGACTTCTGGGTCGTGAACCACATCGGTTTCATGACAATCATTCTTCTCACTGTTTTGCAGTAAGTTACAATCAAAACGAGCTAGAAAACTGTATTTCGTTGTTGGGTCTTTTTTATCAGCCATATGACTTAGCCCCCAACTAATACCAATACCGTCGCCAGTATCGTCAAACGCATCAGCAATATAAGGGCCTGCCGCGATAGGCATAAGCTGTGTAACGGACGCGAGATTAAAATTCACTCCGTCCTTACTATATTGAATCGTATTACTTTCATTACCGTTGCGAATGGCTAAGGCTGCGATACCTTCTTTAAAAGGGAAATAACACGTTTCATGGCCCGAGTTTAAAATCGGATTTAAACTATGTTTTTCAAAAGGGCCATGTGGGTTATCTGCTATCGCCAAACCATTACCAACAAGATAATCGGGTCTGTCACCATAAGCTGACTTGTAATACAGATGGATCTTACCTTTATAAACCAATAGGTATGGATCATGAATGGAGAATTGATCCCAGCTACCCGGCTCTCCATTTTCTACAACGATTTCCCCTGTCGCTGTCCAAGGGCCTCGTGGGCTATCAGACCAAGCCATTGTCACTGGACAATGATCGCCTTTAGTACCGCTGGCTTCCATAAAGGCTTGGTAATACAAATAATAACGGCCTTGCCAAACAAGAATATCGGGCGTAGAAATCGAACGCCAACCGAGCTCAGGTTTGCTTGGCCGTTTTACTGCGACACCCTGCTCTTGCCAATGTAGGCCATCTTTACTTGTAGCGTAGAAAATATCCGCTAAATCCCAATCCATAGATGGAATGTCATCTGTACATTGTTCCGCACCACGTGGCGGTAACGGCGTGTGGCGCTTGGTGTACCAAACGTAATACAAACCATCAATTTTAATGATCTTGGAAGGATCTCGGCGGCTTACAGTGCCGTCGCTGTTGCTATAATCTAAGCCTTCAACGCGGGTATATTTAAAGCTTGAAAATAAATCATTATCTTCGGGCCTAGGCGTTTGATAATTTTCATATAAACGCTGCATCGCCGCACTTAAAGGCCTGTCGGGTTTCGTTTGTGGAATATCCCAGGGAAAAGCGCCCTGCTCTAGCTTACTCACTGCTAACCTCACTTAGCTCATCGATAGCACGCTGACGGCACTGAGACTGTTGCTCTTCACTCAAACTCTGTGCAAAAAATACTTCCGGCGCGTGAATCACATCGGTTTCTTTCATATCTGTGTTGCTGCCTCCCTGTACAAGGTTGCAATCAAAACGCCCTAAATAACTATGCTTAGTTGTTGGATCTTTTTTATCGGCAAAGTGACATAGGCCCCAGCGTATGCCTTTACCATTTTTAGTATCAATAAAGGCCTCTGGATTATAAGCTTTGGCACCAACGGGCATCATTTGTGTGACAGAGGCAATCTTAAAATTCACACCATCGGCTGACCATTGGATCGTATTAGTTTCATTACCATTGCGAATGGCAAAAGCAGCAATGCCTTCTTTAAACGGAAAATACGTTGTCTCGTGCCCCGAGTTTAATATGGGATTTAAGGGGTGTTTTTCAAAAGGCCCTAGAGGGTTATCGGCAATAGCCAAACCATTAACACAAAGGTATTCAGGTCGGTCGCCAAAAGCGGCTTTATAATAAAGAAAAATCTTTCCATCACGGACTAATAACGACGGGCCATGAATGGAATATTGATCCCAAGATCCTGGCTCTCCGTTTTCGATAATTTCTTTATCAATTCGAGTCCAAGGTCCGTCTGGGCTATCCGCACTGGCCATAGCGACAGGGCAGTTATCCCCCTTTAACATGCTTGGTTCATTAAAAGTCTGATAATAGAGGTAATAACGCCCTTGCCAACAAAGAATGTCTGGCGTTGCTACTGAGCGCCAGCCAAGCGTAGGTTTATCTGGCCGATTAATAGCAACACCCTGCTCCTGCCAAGTAAAACCATCTTCGCTGGTGGCGTAAAAAATATCGGCAAGGTCCCAATCCGTAGACGGAACAGTGTCACTGCAATGTTGCGCACCACGCGGAGGAAGCTCAGTATGCCTTTTGGTATACCAAACATAATAACGGCCATTGGCTTTAATTATTTTCGAAGGGTCACGACGGCTAATACAACCGTCATGCCCTCCATAATCTAAGCCTTCGAGTTTTGTGTACTTAAAACTAGTAAATAGATCATTGTCTTCAGGGCGCGGACTTAAGTAGTTGTCGTACATACGCTCCATCGCCTCACTCAAAGGCCTGTCCGGTTTACTCTGGGGAATATCCCAAGGAAATGACTTAAACTCTGTCTTAGTTGGCATTTGTTATTTCACCTACCAAGTTGTTTTTTTGATTAGCACTGTTTTTTTGATTGGCGCTGCTCTTTTGATTGGACCTGTTCTTTAGAAGCAAGGCTATACCTACAAGTAATATTAAAGCGCCCATAGACGCCACAACCAACGCGCCTTTTTCAGCAACCGCCGATAGGGATAGCATAATCACGCCTGTTGCGCCTATGCCCATAGCAATCACTTTTACGCCGTGATAATTATCACCCTCGTGATCCGCGCTAAGCTCAGAAACTTTCTCTACTTCTAACTTTTCAGCAACAATGGTTTCATAGTTTTTATAACACTGAGGCACACCACGCTTACGCGCAATAACTTCAAACACAGTAAGGATAACAACGGGCGTTAATACACCAAGTAACATTTCTTCGGCTCGATCAAGCTTAAAGTCAAACAGTACAGGCGATAAAAACTTGAAATAAGCATTGATGCTAAGGGTCACAATACTGGTGGTTAAGATATTTCGACCGGTCTGATATTTAGAAAAAAGAAGCCAAATTGGCGGTAAAAATAACGCACCGCCAGTCAGCGCCGCCATCGTCATCACCACCTCAACAACGCCGCCCATTAATGGCACCAATAGAGCAACCCCTATCGTTACCATACCCAGACATATCGTCGCCATTCGACCAAAAAACACCATCGACTTTTCTGATGCCTGAGGTTTAAACAAGCGATATACATCGTTAGTTAAGACGCCCGCTGTGATATTTAAGGCAGTGTTAATAGAGCTTGAGGTTGCGAAAATCATACCGCCTAGCATCAAACCCAACATACCGACAGGCAGCACCTCTTTACACATCAACAAATAAGCGCCTTCATCAGCATTACCACTTAGATCGGGGTTAACCGTACGATAAAGCATCGGAGCTAACATCCAAACCAAAGGGCTAATACAATACAAAGCTGAGAATAACCAACCTACTTTCTTGGCATCTTGCGGTGAAGCCACGCTGGTGTAGCGCTGAATATAGGCCCAGTTACCAGCAATAAAGAAAAGATTGTAGAGGCCAAAGGCAAAAATAAAGGTCCAGGTATATTCACCGTTTGTTAAGTTAAAGAAACCTTCTGGAGCCTTTTCAACAAAAGTAGAAAAGCCACCTACATGATCAAGTGCTAGAGGCACAACAATTAATACTGCGGCTGTTAAAACAACAAACTGAAGTATGTCGGTAACAATAACCGCCCATAAACCGCCCACAGCGGTATAGAGCAGAATAATAATACCTAGCGCCACAACGGTTAGCGTTATAGGAAGGCCCGTACTGACCTCAACTATTTTCGCAACAGGGTATAAAAAAGCGCCTGTAGAGAAAGTGGCAATGCTTAAGAAAATAACGGTGTAGGTTTTTTGAACGGATCCACCTACTCGTTCTTTAATATATTGTGCAGCGGTTAAGGTTTTTGTTTTTTGCCAACGAGGCGCAATAAAAAATCCGATTAATAAACCGGCAATACACATGGTCCACTGTATCGTTATTGCGACCCAACCCGAGGTGTACGCAATAGAGCCCCAAACAACAAAAGTACCCGCCGAGAAAAAGCTCATAAATAGAGACAGGCCACTCATCCACCAGGGCAATGCCCCTCCGGCGGCAAAAAACCCACTCATATTCTTACCGGAGGATGAAAAGCTAGTGCCGCAAACAACAACCAAGATGGTAAAAATGGCGATGACGCCAAGATCGATACTACCCATAATTATTCTTCTTTATTAAAAAAATCGCCCTCCCCTAACGGTTCGGGCGCAACATCCAAGGTTTAATCTTTAGGGGTGTAATAACGCACCCAGTCAACTTTCATACTCGTGCCATCAATGGCATCGGTAACTGGCCCTGCTATATCCACTTTTAAAATCGCTAAACTGAAAAGCATGGTGGTCTCACTAAAACAAACATCGTTACGCATTTCGTGAAAAAGCTCACCGTCTTTATAAAAACGAAAATAATCTTCATCCCACTGCAGGCCAAAGACATGCCACTGAGTTGCGTAATCTGATACCTCTTTCGCGGCATCAAACTCTGTTAGCTCGATCCAATCTTTACCATCGTGATATTGAATTTTGTAGTCGGCAATTAGGTTTCGATACTTGCCTTTTTCAGCGCCAAACTCTTGTAACCAACCATTAGCAAACTGTACAGCGCCAATTTCCTTGGCTTCATCCCAGTTTAATTCCAACAGTTTGGGACCGTCTTTCTTAGACACCCACCGTGTTTCCATGCGGCCATCAATGGCGAACGCCTCTTCTGACGGAAGCTTGTTATAAATACCATTTGTTTTTAGTGAGGTATCTTTCGCAAGTGCGTGATTCACTAATGTACTGTCGTACTCTGCGTCTAAGGCTTTGGGATAGCTATCCGACGGGGCAAAGACTCTAAACTCACTAATATGCAAAGAAGATGGGTTACTTGAGATTAAACGCAGCTTTTTCGTCTTAATAGGTTTTTCAAGGGTAAGGTGATGACCCGGATCACCATCTAAGGTGTGATGTAACTGGTTATCGTGATGCATTTTTTTGCCATTTGGCAAAGTCCACGTATCTGTCCAGTTATGGATATTGCTATTGATGATATTTGGGTAGTGCCCCTCGTTCACATCAATTTCACAAGCTTTTTGCCCCTCTTTGACACCTTGTTTGGGCCAAAACCAGAAGCTGTTATTGGTGCCGTAAGCCTCGGCATATTTCATACGCGCTTCGTAATAGCCGTAATGGAAGGCACGTTTAGACCAAATATTACCCGTCGTCCAAGGCTGGCTGTCGTCAATGCGAGTTTCTTTTTTGGCCAACAAATGTAAAACACCATCCTCGACCTTGGCATTATCTCGCCAACGGCTGCTTAAGACCCATGGGTTTTCGGTAGCGCCATTTTGACTAACCCAGTTCTTATCAAGCTGCTTATCGGCATAGTTAAACTCATCAGACCACTCTAGATCCCAGTTACTTAAGTCGATGCTTTGCTTGTCTGCTTGGGCAAAATTAACACTTAAACTCAAGCCAACTAAAGCCAGTGCTGTTAAGGTTTTAGTGCTCATTAAATGGCGCTCCGCTTATTTACTTTTTTATTAGTGTTTCGACTTCTCTAATTGACACAAAGAATAAGGGAGCTATTGAGCTAAAGTGATTTAAGGCACGAAATGGCTAGTACTAATCACAGCAGACGTACCCCATAGTGAAGCCATAGCTAGAAAAGCAAAATGGGCGCTTAAAGGGTTTCTGAGGTAGGAATACCGAAGCAAGCCTATAGGGATATATTTACGGCGCCTCTGAATAGATCGACTTAAACACCCACGACCACACTGAAAATAAAGCGAAATCCCAACAATAAAAACTAAGCAATGTCCTACAGCAGGCTGCAACGCACCACACAAGGTCTTCCATAATAGAGCCAGAGCTAGAAAAGCAAAGTGGGCGCTTAAGTCGGTCTATAAAGGGTTTCTGAGGTAGGGATACCGAAGCAAAGCCTATAGGGATATATTTACGGCGTCCCTGAATAGATCGACTTAAACACCCTCGACTACACTGAGAATAAAGCGAAGTCCCAACAATCAAAACTAAGCAACGCCCTACAGCAGGCTGCAACGCACCACACAAGGTCCTCCATAATAGAGTCAGAGCTAGACAGCAAAGTGGGCGCTTAAGTCGATCTATAAAGGGTTTCTGAGGTGGGGATACCGAAGCGAAGCCTATAGGGATATATTTACGGCGTCCCTGAATAGATCGACTTAAACACCCACGACCACACTACAAATAAAACACTGCCCTCGAGCACCAAACCATGGCACCACAATGAGCAGCGTATCCTGCCAATTTATTCACCGAACCTGCGTTCATAAAGCGTTTCATTGAGCTCGGTAACGGCATCAACCAAAGGTTGATAGGGGATATCGGTTGCCGCTACAAAACCTACGTTGTAATTCTCACCATCATAAGCACGACCCGTTAACGGTGAATCGATATATTGAAACCAATGTGTACCTACG containing:
- a CDS encoding FAD-dependent oxidoreductase: MIIEKFSGLARSNKEQELNCDFVVVGGGLAGVCAAISAARAGSKVVLVQDRPVLGGNASSEVRLWALGATSHMGNNNRWSREGGVIDEIMLENLKRNKDGNALIFDTVLLDKIYAEENITLLLNTSVYQVNKKDENNISSVEAFCSQNSIHYKLSAPIFCDASGDGVMAFGAGAAFRIGAEAREEFGELLANEEPSQDLLGHSLFFYSKRMDKPVSYTAPEFAYKHEDIAAIPRCKNIHGDDSGCKFWWLEYGGILDTIHQSEDIKFELWKIVYGIWDYIKNSGKFEDVENLTLEWVGTVPGKRESRRFEGQYMLKQQDIVEQTQFDDAVSYGGWAIDIHPSEGIYSDKPACSQFHSKGVYQIPYRCFVSRDIENLYLAGRIISASHMAFGSTRVMITCAHGGQAVGEAAALCVEKELKPVDLLATDNMAELQQRLMINGQGLAGVALDTSNNLVAQASLSASSTLALAGYTASSEFLSLEQSIAQLVPLSEGQAPSLSLSARADEGTSVRCELRISSKAENYTPDVTLAVIELELEAGEQNLHADFSGVELAQDAYAFICFMANDKVQLATSEQLITGTMSVLNKVHKAVSNDGKQRVPENSGLEEFEFWTPERRPKGQNLALQFTPALNAFELDSLKNGHLRPWLKSNAWVADFSDKQPKLELRWPQPVELKGLKLFFDTDSDHALETVLMQHPETQIPYCVQNYRVLLADGSVVCEKRSNYQSINTQLFDKPINTDYLAIELEHPSATVPAALFELHIL
- a CDS encoding glycoside hydrolase family 117 protein; amino-acid sequence: MSKLEQGAFPWDIPQTKPDRPLSAAMQRLYENYQTPRPEDNDLFSSFKYTRVEGLDYSNSDGTVSRRDPSKIIKIDGLYYVWYTKRHTPLPPRGAEQCTDDIPSMDWDLADIFYATSKDGLHWQEQGVAVKRPSKPELGWRSISTPDILVWQGRYYLYYQAFMEASGTKGDHCPVTMAWSDSPRGPWTATGEIVVENGEPGSWDQFSIHDPYLLVYKGKIHLYYKSAYGDRPDYLVGNGLAIADNPHGPFEKHSLNPILNSGHETCYFPFKEGIAALAIRNGNESNTIQYSKDGVNFNLASVTQLMPIAAGPYIADAFDDTGDGIGISWGLSHMADKKDPTTKYSFLARFDCNLLQNSEKNDCHETDVVHDPEVYFAQALTAEQRKKRGI
- a CDS encoding glycoside hydrolase family 117 protein, translating into MPTKTEFKSFPWDIPQSKPDRPLSEAMERMYDNYLSPRPEDNDLFTSFKYTKLEGLDYGGHDGCISRRDPSKIIKANGRYYVWYTKRHTELPPRGAQHCSDTVPSTDWDLADIFYATSEDGFTWQEQGVAINRPDKPTLGWRSVATPDILCWQGRYYLYYQTFNEPSMLKGDNCPVAMASADSPDGPWTRIDKEIIENGEPGSWDQYSIHGPSLLVRDGKIFLYYKAAFGDRPEYLCVNGLAIADNPLGPFEKHPLNPILNSGHETTYFPFKEGIAAFAIRNGNETNTIQWSADGVNFKIASVTQMMPVGAKAYNPEAFIDTKNGKGIRWGLCHFADKKDPTTKHSYLGRFDCNLVQGGSNTDMKETDVIHAPEVFFAQSLSEEQQSQCRQRAIDELSEVSSE
- a CDS encoding sodium:solute symporter family protein, which translates into the protein MGSIDLGVIAIFTILVVVCGTSFSSSGKNMSGFFAAGGALPWWMSGLSLFMSFFSAGTFVVWGSIAYTSGWVAITIQWTMCIAGLLIGFFIAPRWQKTKTLTAAQYIKERVGGSVQKTYTVIFLSIATFSTGAFLYPVAKIVEVSTGLPITLTVVALGIIILLYTAVGGLWAVIVTDILQFVVLTAAVLIVVPLALDHVGGFSTFVEKAPEGFFNLTNGEYTWTFIFAFGLYNLFFIAGNWAYIQRYTSVASPQDAKKVGWLFSALYCISPLVWMLAPMLYRTVNPDLSGNADEGAYLLMCKEVLPVGMLGLMLGGMIFATSSSINTALNITAGVLTNDVYRLFKPQASEKSMVFFGRMATICLGMVTIGVALLVPLMGGVVEVVMTMAALTGGALFLPPIWLLFSKYQTGRNILTTSIVTLSINAYFKFLSPVLFDFKLDRAEEMLLGVLTPVVILTVFEVIARKRGVPQCYKNYETIVAEKLEVEKVSELSADHEGDNYHGVKVIAMGIGATGVIMLSLSAVAEKGALVVASMGALILLVGIALLLKNRSNQKSSANQKNSANQKNNLVGEITNAN
- a CDS encoding family 16 glycosylhydrolase, whose amino-acid sequence is MSTKTLTALALVGLSLSVNFAQADKQSIDLSNWDLEWSDEFNYADKQLDKNWVSQNGATENPWVLSSRWRDNAKVEDGVLHLLAKKETRIDDSQPWTTGNIWSKRAFHYGYYEARMKYAEAYGTNNSFWFWPKQGVKEGQKACEIDVNEGHYPNIINSNIHNWTDTWTLPNGKKMHHDNQLHHTLDGDPGHHLTLEKPIKTKKLRLISSNPSSLHISEFRVFAPSDSYPKALDAEYDSTLVNHALAKDTSLKTNGIYNKLPSEEAFAIDGRMETRWVSKKDGPKLLELNWDEAKEIGAVQFANGWLQEFGAEKGKYRNLIADYKIQYHDGKDWIELTEFDAAKEVSDYATQWHVFGLQWDEDYFRFYKDGELFHEMRNDVCFSETTMLFSLAILKVDIAGPVTDAIDGTSMKVDWVRYYTPKD